From one Mytilus edulis chromosome 1, xbMytEdul2.2, whole genome shotgun sequence genomic stretch:
- the LOC139512865 gene encoding inter-alpha-trypsin inhibitor heavy chain H3-like — protein sequence MDARFTCLVFLLFTVVYSKSNNLEITSLHVQSDIRYRFATTLVTSTVANSDNKSVEAKFDVTLPDAAFITEFVMEIDGKLYPGEINEKEKAKKKYETAKKKGQTAGIVSQKPRHTNRFSVDVNVAAESSVTFNLTYQELLERVYGEYEHIIYIDPGQIVEDFKIDVAIHESRDITKVSVPPIRNDILSDSSIDEGKNALVTINRPTTKSAMIHYAPTTDDQKQQSDQGISGLFVIEYDVERKFDGGEVLVVDGYFVHFFAPSGMKPIPKDILFILDVSGSMSGVKIQQQRDAMDKILQDLNEEDRFNIMEFSSQSTLWQESLVSVNSNTTLNAREFSQRMAASGGTKANDALEKGIQFLNNVELDSQRIKLIVFLTDGRAETASHKILKNVKTYNTKGITMFSLAFGNNADYTFIKKLAVQNKGIARRIFEDSDSSLQIKGFYDEISSATLQNLTFQYLGKDDEVVENVTRLSFDTFFDGKELIIAGKMSDDDVNEVDLVVTGDGSDGHIELSLDSDVNKGVPELTKPEDFHKITERIWAYLTIKQLLESAIEVDNAEEKTQLNQKALDLSLKYKFVTPLTSMVVTKPDEKDVGSFEENEDAQLALSGSSLLTSSSVQQHGQPGSAYMNRAPVPVYDISRGSFYAGGGPSGGSFSGGAGGDPHFMVRMKDLELPVCFNIKAKNGEILQLVKDPVSGVTINAAVVESTARNEHGDFKTFFGVLVLRTLTVEIVVKPSSIYFNGASLSWDDKTVFRMENVAIIVKHVGRHDRTMMIDFGNDVIVSIRRHMKQDTNMAMSYLNIYIEKETGISQFASGILGELVHKSTKLFQITLDKQGNEHGHFLEVGDGHMYRFYTNLDQKQNVITGEDTTCWNVPKPMEGLLDENISKYIVPDMHA from the exons ATGGATGCAAGATTTACATGTTTAGTTTTTCTGTTGTTTACAGTTGTATATTCCAAAAGTAAT AACCTAGAAATTACCTCTCTCCATGTTCAATCTGATATCAGATATAGGTTTGCCACAACACTTGTTACAAGTACTGTAGCCAATAGCGATAACAAGTCTGTAGAAGCTAAATTCGATGTTACTCTTCCAGATGCCGCATTCATCACCGAGTTTGTCAT GGAGATTGATGGCAAACTATATCCAGGAGAAATCAATGAGAAGGAGAAAGCAAAGAAAAAGTACGAAACAGCAAAGAAAAAGGGACAAACAGCTGGAATCGTTTCACAAAA ACCTAGGCATACCAACCGGTTCAGTGTTGATGTTAACGTTGCAGCCGAGAGTTCAGTAACATTCAATCTGACCTACCAAGAATTATTGGAGCGAGTTTACGGGGAATATGAGCACATCATATATATTGACCCCGGTCAGATAGTAGAAGATTTCAAAATAGACGTAGCTATACACGAGTCGAGGGATATCACTAAAGTCTCTGTGCCACCGATTAGAAATGACATACTTTCTGACAGTAGTATTGATG aaGGCAAGAATGCTTTGGTGACGATTAATAGGCCAACAACAAAATCAGCGATGATTCACTATGCACCTACTACTGATGACCAAaaacaacaatccgaccaagGAATATCCGGGCTCTTTGTGATTGAATATGACGTTGAAAGAAAATTTGATGGCGGAGAGGTTTTG gTTGTTGATGGATACTTTGTCCACTTCTTTGCACCGTCTGGTATGAAACCGATTCCGAAAGACATTCTGTTCATTCTAGACGTTAGCGGCTCAATGTCGGGAGTGAAAATCCAACAACAACGTGATGCCATGGATAAGATTTTGCAAGACTTAAACGAAGAAGACAGATTCAATATTATGGAATTCAGTTCACAATCTACACTTTGGCAGGAGTCTCTGGTTTCTGTAAATAGCAATACAACACTTAACGCCAGAGAGTTTAGTCAAAGGATGGCGGCCAGTGGAG GAACAAAAGCTAATGATGCCTTGGAGAAAGGAATACAGTTTCTAAATAACGTAGAACTAGACAGTCAACGTATCAAATTAATTGTATTTCTGACTGATGGAAGAGCAGAAACAGCCAGCCACAAAATTCTGAAAAACGTGAAAACATATAACACAAAAGGAATAACAATGTTCAGCCTTGCATTTGGGAATAATGCTGATTATACCTTCATCAAAAAGCTTGCTGTTCAGAACAAAGGAATTGCCAGAAGAATTTTTGAAGATTCAGATTCTTCTTTGCAAATAAAAGGATTTTATGATGAAATATCGTCTGCGACCTTACAAAATTTAACATTTCAATATCTTGGAAAAGACGATGAAGTTGTTGAAAATgtaacaaggttaagttttgataCGTTTTTTGATGGAAAGGAATTAATCATTGCCGGTAAAATGTCCGATGATGATGTCAATGAAGTGGATTTGGTTGTAACTGGGGACGGTTCTGATGGACATATAGAACTGTCTCTTGATTCAGATGTAAACAAAGGTGTTCCAGAACTGACCAAACCTGAAGATTTCCACAAAATTACAGAGAGAATATGGGcatatttaacaataaaacaacTGTTGGAGTCAGCAATAGAAGTTGACAATgctgaagaaaaaacacaattgaATCAAAAAGCTTTAGATCTTTCTCTTAAG taTAAGTTTGTTACACCCTTGACATCCATGGTCGTTACAAAACCAGATGAAAAAGATGTCGGATCATTCGAAGAAAATGAAGACGCACAAC tTGCGCTGTCTGGGTCGTCATTATTGACAAGTTCATCAGTACAACAGCATGGACAACCTGGGAGTGCTTACATGAATCGGGCGCCTGTGCCGGTTTATGACATTTCGAGAGGAAGTTTCTACGCTGGTGGAGGCCCGTCGGGAGGAAGTTTCAGTGGGGGAG CTGGCGGAGATCCACACTTTATGGTTCGAATGAAGGATCTAGAGTTACCcgtttgttttaatattaaagcAAAGAATGGTGAAATCCTCCAGTTGGTGAAAGATCCAGTGTCAG GTGTCACTATCAATGCTGCTGTTGTGGAATCGACTGCTAGAAATGAACACGGAGACTTTAAAACATTCTTCGGGGTACTTGTTTTACGCACACTAACTGTGGAAATAGTGGTGAAACCTAGTAGCATTTATTTCAATGGTGCGTCCCTATCTTGGGATGACAAAACCGTTTTTCGAATGGAAAATGTTGCAATCATCGTGAAGCATGTTGGTCGCCATGACAGAACTATGATGATTGACTTTGGAAATGACGTCATCGTTTCCATCAGACGACATATGAAACAGGATACAAACATGGCAATGAGTTACTTGAACATCTATATAGAGAAAGAGACAGGGATATCACAGTTTGCATCAGGGATACTTG GAGAACTTGTACACAAATCTACTAAGCTGTTCCAGATTACATTGGATAAGCAAGGTAATGAACATGGTCATTTCTTGGAAGTTGGAGACGGCCATATGTATCGTTTCTACACGAATTTGGACCAGAAACAAAACGTGATTACTGGAGAGGACACGACATGCTGGAATGTACCCAAGCCTATGGAAGGCCTGTTagatgaaaatatttcaaaatacattGTACCTGATATGCATGCCTGA